The following proteins are encoded in a genomic region of Gimesia algae:
- a CDS encoding 2-oxo acid dehydrogenase subunit E2, giving the protein MATEFKLPEVSEGVETADVGQISVAVGDTVEQGQVLMDIETDKAVVQLESPYSGTIEELKVSEGDSVSIGAVLLLINESNGDASAPAKEEKSAETKAEEPEAEEPETAQKEQSVEEESKKKPKQESKSASQPATAPVRPADTDSSSNKAPVPAGPATRKLARKLGVDLYQVTGSEPGGRVTQEDVENYVKNLIANGGPSSGGGGIAVPPLPDFTQFGEIERKKLNKLSRVSAKNLSLSWQVIPHVTQHDLADITDLETARKLFISKPNYSGPKVTMTALAMKAIAIALHEYPSFNSSFDSQTDEIVFKNYINIGVAVDTENGLVVPVVKDVDKKNIITIANEMNALAIKARDRRLEMNDMQGGTFTITNLGGLGGTSFTPIVNHPEVAILGMSRSRHEFQLLNDSPVPRLMLPLSLSYDHRVINGADAARFIVRLSSLLSDPFNLLVDC; this is encoded by the coding sequence ATGGCTACTGAATTTAAACTTCCTGAAGTGAGTGAGGGTGTCGAGACAGCGGATGTCGGACAAATCTCTGTCGCGGTAGGCGATACAGTGGAACAGGGACAGGTTCTGATGGACATCGAAACCGATAAGGCGGTGGTCCAACTGGAATCGCCTTACTCAGGGACCATTGAAGAGCTCAAAGTTTCTGAAGGCGATTCGGTTTCGATTGGTGCCGTTTTACTGTTGATCAATGAATCCAACGGTGACGCATCCGCTCCTGCCAAAGAAGAAAAATCAGCAGAAACCAAGGCTGAAGAACCGGAAGCAGAAGAGCCAGAGACGGCGCAGAAAGAACAGTCCGTCGAGGAAGAATCGAAGAAAAAGCCCAAGCAGGAAAGCAAGTCGGCCTCCCAGCCGGCAACGGCTCCTGTGCGACCAGCGGATACAGACTCATCGAGTAATAAAGCACCTGTTCCCGCCGGACCTGCGACCCGCAAACTGGCACGTAAACTGGGCGTCGATCTGTATCAGGTCACAGGCTCCGAACCCGGCGGTCGCGTTACTCAGGAAGACGTGGAAAATTACGTCAAAAACCTGATTGCCAATGGTGGACCTTCCAGCGGCGGCGGTGGTATCGCCGTACCTCCTCTGCCGGACTTCACCCAGTTTGGAGAAATCGAACGTAAGAAACTCAACAAACTGTCGCGTGTCTCCGCCAAAAACCTCAGCCTGTCCTGGCAGGTCATTCCGCATGTCACTCAACACGACCTGGCGGACATCACTGACCTGGAAACAGCGCGCAAGCTGTTCATCTCCAAGCCCAATTATTCGGGGCCCAAGGTGACCATGACCGCTCTGGCCATGAAAGCGATTGCCATCGCGTTGCACGAATACCCGAGCTTTAACTCCAGCTTCGATTCGCAGACCGATGAAATTGTCTTCAAAAACTACATCAACATCGGTGTCGCCGTTGATACTGAAAATGGACTGGTTGTTCCTGTCGTGAAAGATGTTGACAAGAAAAATATCATCACCATTGCCAACGAAATGAATGCACTGGCTATCAAAGCGCGCGATCGCAGACTGGAAATGAATGACATGCAGGGCGGGACTTTCACCATCACCAACCTGGGTGGACTCGGTGGGACGTCCTTTACGCCAATCGTCAATCATCCTGAAGTCGCCATCCTTGGTATGTCACGCTCGCGACATGAATTCCAACTGTTGAATGACAGTCCTGTTCCCCGCCTGATGCTGCCTTTGTCGTTGTCCTACGATCACCGGGTCATCAACGGTGCGGACGCTGCTCGATTCATTGTACGTCTTTCCAGTTTGCTCTCTGATCCGTTCAATCTGCTGGTTGACTGCTGA
- the lpdA gene encoding dihydrolipoyl dehydrogenase, with the protein MSGSATRETDIVVIGGGPGGYPAAFEAADKGYKVIMVNDDVAPGGVCLNRGCIPSKALLHVAKLINETKESAEWGISFQKPEINLDQLRDFKNRVVTQLTGGIGQLAGARNVEILKGFGRFKDANSVEVSKQDGTKETIQFKYAIVATGSSPAVPPVFDLDDDRIMDSTGALELADIPKKLLVVGGGYIGLEMGSVYAALGSEVTVVEMTGGLLPGADRDLVRPLQKRLTESFAAIHLNTKVEKLTPADKGITADLSGEGVEPQQVFDRVLISIGRRPNNKGIGLENTKLELDERGFIKHDAQQRTAETHIYAIGDIAGEPMLAHKATREAKVAIESIAGEFGEFDNIAIPAVVFTDPEIAWCGVTELEAKDQGLDVEITRFPWAASGRAQTLGRTEGMTKMIFDKKTGRVLGVGIVGPGAGELIAEGVLAVEMGAVAEDVAESIHAHPTLSETLMEAAESFSGQATHMYKPKRK; encoded by the coding sequence ATGTCTGGATCAGCTACCAGAGAAACGGATATTGTTGTCATCGGCGGTGGCCCCGGCGGTTATCCGGCAGCATTTGAAGCTGCCGACAAAGGCTACAAAGTCATTATGGTCAATGATGACGTTGCCCCCGGTGGTGTCTGTCTGAATCGGGGTTGTATTCCTTCCAAAGCACTGCTGCACGTTGCAAAACTGATCAATGAAACCAAAGAATCCGCCGAATGGGGCATCTCCTTCCAGAAACCAGAGATCAATCTCGATCAGCTGCGGGATTTCAAAAACAGGGTTGTCACACAGTTGACCGGCGGTATCGGACAACTGGCCGGCGCCCGCAATGTGGAAATCCTCAAAGGCTTCGGAAGGTTCAAGGATGCCAACTCGGTCGAAGTCTCAAAACAGGATGGCACCAAAGAAACCATTCAATTCAAATACGCGATTGTGGCCACCGGTTCCTCACCGGCAGTCCCTCCGGTCTTCGATCTGGATGATGATCGGATCATGGATTCCACCGGGGCACTGGAACTGGCCGACATTCCTAAAAAACTGCTCGTTGTTGGCGGCGGTTACATTGGTCTGGAAATGGGTAGTGTCTATGCCGCTCTGGGTTCGGAAGTGACTGTGGTAGAAATGACAGGCGGACTGCTTCCCGGTGCCGACCGCGATCTGGTTCGACCGCTGCAGAAACGACTTACCGAAAGCTTTGCCGCAATTCACCTGAATACCAAAGTTGAAAAGCTGACTCCCGCCGACAAGGGAATCACTGCCGACTTGAGCGGTGAAGGAGTCGAACCACAACAGGTCTTTGATCGTGTGCTGATTTCGATTGGTCGTCGTCCAAACAACAAAGGCATCGGCCTCGAAAACACAAAACTGGAACTCGACGAACGCGGTTTTATCAAACACGACGCGCAACAGAGAACTGCCGAGACTCACATCTATGCGATTGGTGATATCGCCGGCGAACCAATGCTGGCACATAAGGCAACCCGGGAAGCCAAAGTCGCCATCGAAAGTATTGCTGGTGAATTCGGCGAGTTTGATAATATCGCCATTCCAGCGGTCGTTTTTACCGATCCGGAAATCGCCTGGTGTGGAGTTACCGAACTGGAAGCCAAAGACCAGGGACTGGATGTAGAAATCACCCGCTTCCCCTGGGCCGCTTCAGGGCGAGCTCAGACTCTGGGCCGTACGGAAGGCATGACTAAAATGATCTTCGATAAAAAAACCGGACGTGTACTTGGTGTCGGGATCGTCGGACCGGGTGCCGGTGAGCTGATTGCCGAAGGCGTCCTGGCAGTCGAGATGGGAGCCGTCGCAGAAGACGTCGCCGAAAGTATTCACGCACATCCCACGCTGTCTGAGACCTTAA